In the genome of Poecilia reticulata strain Guanapo linkage group LG16, Guppy_female_1.0+MT, whole genome shotgun sequence, one region contains:
- the skap2 gene encoding src kinase-associated phosphoprotein 2 isoform X2, with product MRAIPDELTTLISDLEQFLCDGLKAESLSKKAKERREAFIKRIKEVKLSFPQDFKDKGGDDSDEDEEVDSNNDGGSMHSERTDKDEEAGEGAQQAPPVAAQDLTSVFKAGYLEKRRKDHSFFGTEWQKRWCALSHHTFYYYGSEKDKQQKGEFGIDGYGVKMNSTLRKDSKKDCCFEISAPDKRVYQFCASSTKEAEEWVKQIDFVLRDMSGMIPEEDDDEQFMYDDVGTAHAFAPGEEIYEELPDEEMPPPAKPPPKVEPSSKPPLHPPPVAANSAAPGADKSTDYANFYQGLWDCAGDHPDELSFKRGEAIYILSKEYNNFGWWVGEKNGAIGIVPRDYLLELYVM from the exons ATGCGTGCGATTCCCGACGAGTTGACGACGCTGATTTCAG ATTTGGAACAGTTCCTCTGTGATGGactaaaagcagaaagtttaaGCAAGAAGGCAAAAGAGAGGAGGGAAGCCTTTATCAAACGGATCAAGGAGGTCAAACTAAG TTTCCCCCAAGATTTCAAAGACAAAG GTGGAGATGATTCAGATGAGGATGAGGAAGTTGACAGCAACAACGATGGAGGCTCTATGCATTCGGAGCGGACGGACAAGGACGAAGAGGCGGGCGAAG GTGCGCAGCAGGCCCCGCCCGTTGCAGCCCAGGACTTGACGTCTGTCTTCAAAGCAGGATATCTGGAGAAACGCAGGAAGG ATCACAGCTTTTTTGGCACCGAATGGCAGAAGAGATGGTGTGCTCTGAGCCATCACACCTTCTACTATTATGGCAGTGAGAAAG ACAAGCAGCAGAAAGGCGAGTTCGGCATCGATGGCTACGGCGTCAAAATGAACAGCACCTTGCGGAAAGACTCAAAGAAGGACTGCTGCTTTGAAATTTCTGCTCCAGACAAGCGAGTCTATCAG TTTTGTGCATCATCAACgaaggaggcagaggaatgGGTGAAACAAATAGACTTTGTGTTGAGAG atATGTCTGGCATGATTCCCGAAGAAGATGATGACGAACAGTTCATGTATGACGACGTTGGAACTGCTCATGCTTTTGCCCCGGGTGAAGAAATCTACGAAGAGTTGCCAG ATGAGGAGATGCCTCCTCCAGCCAAACCTCCACCAAAAGTTGAACCATCATCCAaacctcctcttcatcctcctcctgtTGCTGCCAATTCTGCTGCACCTGGAG CTGACAAGAGCACAGACTATGCAAACTTCTACCAAGGCTTATGGGACTGCGCAGGGGACCACCCAGACGAGCTGTCTTTCAAACGTGGAGAAGCCATCTACATCCTGAGCAAG GAGTACAACAATTTCGGCTGGTGGGTCGGAGAGAAGAACGGAGCAATCGGCATCGTTCCTAGAGACTACCTGTTGGAGCTCTACGTCATGTAA
- the skap2 gene encoding src kinase-associated phosphoprotein 2 isoform X1 — translation MRAIPDELTTLISDLEQFLCDGLKAESLSKKAKERREAFIKRIKEVKLSFPQDFKDKVGGDDSDEDEEVDSNNDGGSMHSERTDKDEEAGEGAQQAPPVAAQDLTSVFKAGYLEKRRKDHSFFGTEWQKRWCALSHHTFYYYGSEKDKQQKGEFGIDGYGVKMNSTLRKDSKKDCCFEISAPDKRVYQFCASSTKEAEEWVKQIDFVLRDMSGMIPEEDDDEQFMYDDVGTAHAFAPGEEIYEELPDEEMPPPAKPPPKVEPSSKPPLHPPPVAANSAAPGADKSTDYANFYQGLWDCAGDHPDELSFKRGEAIYILSKEYNNFGWWVGEKNGAIGIVPRDYLLELYVM, via the exons ATGCGTGCGATTCCCGACGAGTTGACGACGCTGATTTCAG ATTTGGAACAGTTCCTCTGTGATGGactaaaagcagaaagtttaaGCAAGAAGGCAAAAGAGAGGAGGGAAGCCTTTATCAAACGGATCAAGGAGGTCAAACTAAG TTTCCCCCAAGATTTCAAAGACAAAG TAGGTGGAGATGATTCAGATGAGGATGAGGAAGTTGACAGCAACAACGATGGAGGCTCTATGCATTCGGAGCGGACGGACAAGGACGAAGAGGCGGGCGAAG GTGCGCAGCAGGCCCCGCCCGTTGCAGCCCAGGACTTGACGTCTGTCTTCAAAGCAGGATATCTGGAGAAACGCAGGAAGG ATCACAGCTTTTTTGGCACCGAATGGCAGAAGAGATGGTGTGCTCTGAGCCATCACACCTTCTACTATTATGGCAGTGAGAAAG ACAAGCAGCAGAAAGGCGAGTTCGGCATCGATGGCTACGGCGTCAAAATGAACAGCACCTTGCGGAAAGACTCAAAGAAGGACTGCTGCTTTGAAATTTCTGCTCCAGACAAGCGAGTCTATCAG TTTTGTGCATCATCAACgaaggaggcagaggaatgGGTGAAACAAATAGACTTTGTGTTGAGAG atATGTCTGGCATGATTCCCGAAGAAGATGATGACGAACAGTTCATGTATGACGACGTTGGAACTGCTCATGCTTTTGCCCCGGGTGAAGAAATCTACGAAGAGTTGCCAG ATGAGGAGATGCCTCCTCCAGCCAAACCTCCACCAAAAGTTGAACCATCATCCAaacctcctcttcatcctcctcctgtTGCTGCCAATTCTGCTGCACCTGGAG CTGACAAGAGCACAGACTATGCAAACTTCTACCAAGGCTTATGGGACTGCGCAGGGGACCACCCAGACGAGCTGTCTTTCAAACGTGGAGAAGCCATCTACATCCTGAGCAAG GAGTACAACAATTTCGGCTGGTGGGTCGGAGAGAAGAACGGAGCAATCGGCATCGTTCCTAGAGACTACCTGTTGGAGCTCTACGTCATGTAA